The segment TTCGGTTACTTTGTTGTCTTTGGATACAACGGTGTCAAATCTCAAGGCTGATAGGAGATGTTCGTGTTCGATCGCGGCAAGGCGGATAAATTCTTTGCTATAATACTGATAAAGCTCATTGGAGTGATGATTCTTACCGAGTATTTTTATAAGCAGTTTCTTTTTTTGCCTTGTGAGATCGATTGCGGAGTAGTACTTACCATAGTGATCTTCCGCTTCTTCATTTAATAATTGATACCGCCGATTGATGACCGTCATAAACTCAGCTCCTTGTTAGATTACCAACAATTCGTTCAATATCGCTATACTTTTGGCTAACGACTCACGTTCTTCTTCATTTAGTTTTTTTAAGTTGTCGGTAATATACTTCCTACGATGGTGAAGCACTTGCTCAATCAGGTCATTTCCCTTTTCAAGCACCTTCACACGGTAGACACGTTTGTCTTTTTCATCCTTATATCGTTTAACCAGCTGCGATTTTTCCATTCGATCGAGTAAATCCGTGATGGTGGAACAGGCCAGATACATTTTTGAGCTCAACTCACCAAGAGTCATTTCACCATCAAACACCAAATACAGCAGCGCGTTAAACTGAGGTGTCGTTATATCGAACTCCGAAAGAATTTCACGCCCTTTGTTTTTAACCTTGACGCAGATAGAGCGCAGGTCTTTTTCCACATCTACAATCAGATCATCGTATTGATTCATTTTTTTCTCCTCGTGATGGCAATACAAGTTAACTTTCCTTCATAATTATAACGTATTTTAGTGTACTTTTGTAGAAGTTTTCCCGTTTTTCCTCAATAATCAACGCATTTTTCCTGATTAATTTCTACTTATCGAATTTTCTGACAATACCGGCGCATGAGTTGAACCAGTATGTGCTGAATATGCGTCCCCTTCACAAATAACCGAATCATGGGCAAAGTAAAGCGGATTAAAAGTGGATAACAAAAAATAAGTTAGTAGACCTATACACAACATCTCGTACCCCCCATTAAACTGGTATTTATGGCCTACAAGATGATGGGATTTGATACCACTTTCAAAATAGTGCGAGAATATAATTGTTGAATTCGTAACACAAATTTAATATACTGTAAACTAGGCTAGTAAAATATCCTGCTTATATTATTCACAATCGTGTTTAACATAGATCTCACAGAGGAGAGAAATCCTGAAAAAGAGCGAGAGTTTCGGGTGAAAGAGGAGCAAGTGAACTATTTCAAATTGATCAGAGATCGTCTGAACAAGAAAGTGACGATTATGATCATACCTACCGCAGAAGGTGAAATAAAGCAAGTAAGATTGCTTAAATCCCTAATGGTCGCAGCCGTATTCCTTATGGTATCGATTGGTCTATTCTTGACGACTTCCAGCGTTTTACTACTGAGAAATAATCAGACCCTAGCCAATGAAAACACAGATTATAGTGATGCGATCGTCTACAAGGACGACGCGATCGCCGCACTTTCCGGCATCACCTCACAGCAAGAGACAGAGATTTCGCAGTTGTCACATCAGGTCACCGTTTCTGCGGACTATTTCAATAATAAGCTAAAAGAAATCGCTGTGCTTGAGGGTGAACTGAATCAACTGATCGGCATGTTCAACCAGCGTACCGACTTGGAAGTAAAAACACCAGTCAGCCGTTCTGGCAACTTTTCTAACGATGTGACACAGGAAGTTTCCGTTTTGGATGACCTGTCGAACTGGGAGGGCGAAGATGTCCTATCCGATCAGATCGCTGAACAGATCAGCGCCTATTCAGCACTTGCAGGCGAGCTTGAAAACACACTGGATTTCTTAGATGCAAAACCTACTTTGATGCCTGTAAATGGCATTATCACCTCTAAGTTCGGAAACAGGCGCGATCCCATCACTAGAAGGATCGCATTCCACAAGGGTATCGACATCGCAAACAGCACGGGAACCTCGATACACGCCGCTGGCTCTGGTGTCGTGACCTTCGCAGGCTGGAGCGGAACTTACGGTAGAGTGATCGTCATTTCACACGGATACGGTTACGAGTCGGTCTATGCCCACAATAGCAAGATTTCAGTAAAAGTCGGCGATCAGGTCACAAAAGGTGATGTCATCGGCAAAGTCGGTTCCTCAGGAAAAAGCACAGGACCACATACGCATTTCGAAGTTCATTTCGAAGGCGTTCAAATAGATCCATTGACAGTACTCAATAAGTAAATCAGGAGGAATTACATGTTTCCAAGGAAAGATCAGACAGCTAAACTCTTCGACATCATCGTCGGCAAAAATTCAACAATCGAAGGTAAAATCACATCAGAAGGCTCTGTAAGGATCGACGGTCAACTGACAGGCGATGTTATCAGCAAAGGTGATGTTCTTATCGGACCGGATGCAAAGACAACCGGACATATCGAAGCGATCAATGTCGAGATTTCAGGCGAGGTTGAAGGCAATGTGACTGCGTCAGGCGCTTTTAGAATTTACGAAACGGGAATGCTGTTTGGCGATATAAAAGTATCAAGCTTTGCGATCGACGAGGGCGGTGTCTTCGAAGGCTTATGCCATATCAATACGCAAGGTGTCAAGTCACCTGCTAGAAGGAAACCTGTTGACAATTCCCTAGGACTTAAAAACAAGGATTCAGAAAAGCAAAACGACATGGATAAGAATAATAAGGACGCTCAAAACATCAAGAGCGTAAAATAATAAACAGCTAGGCTCATGCCTAGCTGTTTTCTTTCTGTTCATGACCTAGTTCAGTCGAACTTAAGTCCTTTTAGCGCATCGCCGAATAGGTTGCCGATACTGTTGGAGTTTTCTTCATCAGCCTCTTCCTCTTCGTAGGCATCCACTTCAAAGTAATAGGAAAGTTCAATTCGTTTTCTTTCCTTATCGATAGAAACCACTTCAAGCACATGTGCATTTTCTGTGCCTTTCACCTCTACAGGTAGATCCTTTTTAAACAATGAACCCTGGATACCTTCTACGAGCTCATAGAAATAGAAATTCTGATTTTCACCGTTCGGATACACCTCAAAGACATCTCCCACAGCGACTTCTTCATCAATCCTAGACCATGGGTCCTCAATCAGGTCCTTAAGGCTCAGGATGAGTTTTTCATCTCTTTCGCTAAGCTCCCTGATGACAAGTTTGAGCACATCGCCTTCACTGATCAGGTCCTCGGCCTTTGTCTCTCTTGAGTAGCTGACTTCTGAACGAGGTATGAAACCTCTCATGCCATCGACATTCACGACAACTCCGCCGCGGTTGAATCCTTCGAGCCTTCCCTCGACGACATCGCCCTTCTGATGCGCCTGATAGAAGTCTCTTTTTACTTTGTCATAGATTTCTTTTTCTATAGGAAGCCTTGTGAACACATAGCCTCTGTTATCGTTTTTTTCAACCTTCAATAAAGTTTTTGTACCTACTAGCTCTTCAGGATTTTCAAGATATCTAGACTGATAAAGCGAAAACGGAAGATACCCTTCGACGCCGCTGACTGAAATTCTGAATCCGCCTTTCGCCGTCTTAAGTATCTCACCTTCAAACGTACTGTTGTTTGCCACCGCGTCTTCAAGTATGGCCTGTCCGAACTGTCTTTGCGCCTTCGTTTCAGAAAGTACGACCTGACCCTCTTTCGAAAAATCGATGATGATCAGCTTAAGCGTTTCGTTCTCTTTATACTCACTCGCTTTTTTAACAAGCTCCTGTTCATAGACTACCCCGTCCTGAACATAGCTGATATCCGTTATTATGCTGTCACCTAGCACCTGGATGATTCTTGCATCCACTAAGTCGCCTCGTCTCAAATCCTTGAAGGAATCATTGATCTGATCCATAAAATCTTCCATGGTCTCTTCAATTTCTTCTTCGACGTCTTCAACTTCAACTTCTTCTTTTTCCACCACTGGCTGTTCGAGCTCTAGTTCATTGCGTTCCATCATCACACCTCATTCTTCGTTTTTATCAAACTTCAGTCCTTCAAATCTATCTTCAACATCTTTAAAAGCCTCGTGAATACGATTGGCAACCGTTCTAATCTCATCTTGGGCGTGCTTTTCTTTTCTTAACGTCAGAAAATGCGCAAGACCGTACACATTGCCAAAAAAATCGACCCTTCTCATATTGCAGTTGATCACAGCATAAGGCGCCAGCGCATCAAGTCCTTGCGCGCACATCGACTCGTATACAAGGCAAGAGGCTTTGTATACCCTTTCAATTTCATCGGTGATCTTATCTGTTATCGTTTCATTTCCTGATTTGACGACCTCTTCAGGAAGCAGGATTCCATACCTTACATCAGGCATTTTCGTATGCAGATCGAATGCACGATGTCTGATGAACTGGTGATGAGCCCCTTCGGACATCAAAATCGATATGTGTTTGCCTATTCCCCTAAAGGTGTTGGGCAACTCATCAAACCTTGTCATCAGGCTCAAATCACCCACACGCTCAATTGTGGAGAGGTCTCCGACAAGCTCTTCCTGAACGCTTACGACAGGTGTTCTGTATACCTTATAAGGTTCTAGGATTTCTTCACGCTTATAGTAGGCCTTTACATAAGACTTTTGATACGCAGACGCGTCCACGTGTCTGACCATGCCTACAGAAACCTTTTCAGCTTCCTCTTTCATGGCCTCGGCTGTATTGAATATTTCCGAATTGATCTCTTCATAGGCTGTCATTTCGCTTAACGCGCTACAAAACGCCCTAAGGTTGGATTGCATCCCCATATTGGCGAGCGTCGAAAGCGGTAGAACGTTACGTGCGTTTTCAAAGGCCTTTATAGCCCTTTCACCTTGCTTAAGTTCTGGATATCTTTTCTCAAAGAGCTCTAGAAAGAGTTGATTGAGTGCCTCATAGCTTTTGAATGTATCATCGCAAAAGCTGATGTAGGACTTCTTAAGTTCAGGATATGCGTCGAGTTCTTTTGGAACATAGTAGTCTTTTGGGGGATTATACCTTAGGCTATACTCTATGTAACTCATAAACTTATAGGGCTGAACGGTCTCCAGGACTTCTGTGAACCATCTCGACTTGTTTTCGATGCACATTTGAAGCGTATCTAGCTCCTTGATGGATGAATGGCCATAATTTACGCCCCACTTCTCCATGAATCCGTTAGCTACAACCACGGAATTCTTAAACTGCTCATAATAATTCTCATCCGGAAGATTGATCAAATCACCTTCCACCATATGGATCAGATCATCCCTAAACCCTTCCTTCTGCCTCGACACCTTGCTCATCAGCATGGCGCCAAGAACACTTGGGACGAGGGGGATAAACACATCTTTATCTCTATTTGTCATCAGATTGCTATACTCGCGCATCAGTTCCTCCTTATTTCTTTTCAATTATTATAACATATTAGTCATTCATAAAAGGACCAATCGCCCATTTCCTTGGTCTTTGAATTATTTTTTACAAATCTTCAAGAAGCGGATTTAACTGTCCGAGAAATTGGGGTATAGTAGGTATACAAGCAAAAGGAGCTAAAGATGACCAATACATATGAACTGATCATACAACTTATTGTCGCAACGATACTCGGCGGACTGGTAGGGCACGAACGGGAAGGACTCAAAAGACCGGCTGGATTCAGAACGCACATACTGGTGTGCCTTGGCGCGACGATCGCTGTGCAGACCAATGGATTTCTAATTATGAAATACATGGGAGTGCTCAACGTCGATCCGGCAAGACTCGGCGCTCAGGTGATCAGCGGCTTAGGTTTTTTGGGCGCAGGAACAATCATCAAGGAAGGCTCAAGTGTCAAAGGACTTACAACGGCCGCCAGTCTTTGGACGATGGGCATCATAGGTCTTGCCGTCGGTAGCGGATTTTACATACCTGCTGTCATCGGTACGATCGTCATCTATATCACACTTCGCCAGTTTCAGGATATGGAACGAAAAATCAAAACACGAAAAGGGAATACGACGCTTGAAATTATCGTAGAGAACAGGCGTGGACTTCTTGGAGATATCGGAAACTCTCTTTCTGCGGCAGGTATTGCGATCGTATCGGTTTCCACCGTCAGATTATCAGAAACCACTGAAAAAATACTGATGGATGTCACACATCCCAGGGGTACAGATCATTCAAAATTGATCATCCTGATTTCACAAATTTCAAGTGTGATTTCAGTGACAACCGATTAACAAGCTTTGACAAGAGCATTTATGGTATGACAAGTGAATTTTAGTGTGTTAGAATGAAACATGCTATATAATACAAGGGAGAAAGGTGGTGAAAAAATGCCGAATAAACGCAAAGAAATCTATTTGCTACTAACCTATACCGGCACCATGCCATCAAAATTGATCAAACTATATACGCGCAAGACATTCACACATGTTTCGATCTCGCTCGATCGAGATTTCAACGACTTATATTCGTTTGGCCGAAAGTATCTCTGGTATCCTTTGATCGGCGGATTCGTAAAGGAAGATCCCGACTCGGGCGTGTATGCGATGTTCAAAAACGTGAACTGCAAAGTCTATAAATTATCGGTAACCGACACGCAGTACGATCTGATCAAACAGACCATCGAGGAGTTCAAGCGCGACCAAAAGAAATACAATTATAACTTCTTAGGTCTTTTTGGCGTGATGATCAATAAAAAAGTGGTGGTCGAAGACAGGTATTTCTGTTCTGAGTTCGTTGCTAAAGTTCTTGAAGACGGTGGTGTGGATATATTCGATAAACCCGCACAATTCGTAAGCGTCGATGATTTTACACAGGTGGAAGAGCTTGAAGAGGTCTATTCCGGAGACATAAAGCAGTATCGGACTTCACTCAACCATTAAATTCTTAGTTTGCCATTATAATTTATCTTATTAAAAAAGACATGCCGGTCGGCATGTCTTTCTATTTTTATGCTGTTCCATTTAGCCGATGACGGCTTTGCCGCCCATGTAGATTCTTAGCGGCTCAGGAATATTGACTGTTCCATCTTCATTCAGGTTGTTTTCAAGGAAGGCGATCAGCATTCTTGGCGGTGCCACCACCGTGTTGTTAAGCGTATGCGGGAAGTATTTCTCGTTTTCTTCCGTTCTCACCCTGATTCCCAAACGTCTTGACTGCGCATCGCCCAGGTTTGAGCAACTACCCACTTCGAAGTATTTTTGCTGTCTTGGAGACCATGCTTCGACATCGATGCTTTTCACCTTCAGGTCCGCAAGGTCTCCCGAGCAACATTCAAGCGTTCTTACAGGTACGTCAAGCGTTCTGAAGAACTCGACTGTGTTCTTGTACATTTTTTCAAACCATTCTTTACTGTCCTCAGGTTTGCAAAGCACCACCATTTCCTGCTTCTCGAACTGATGGATCCTGTATACGCCGCGTTCCTCGATACCATGGGCGCCGACTTCTTTTCTAAAACACGGAGAATAACTCGTAAGCGCTTGCGGAAGTTCATCTTCTGTCATCAGCGCGTCGATGAACTTACCGATCATAGAATGTTCGCTTGTGCCGATCAGGTACAAATCCTCACCCTCGATCTTATACATCATGTTGTCGCGTTCTGCAAAACTCATGACACCAGACACCACATCGCCTCTGATCATGAAGGGTGGGATATAATACTCAAATCCCCTATCGATCATGAAGTCTCTTGCGTAGGCGAGAACGGCTGAGTGCAGTCTTGCTACATCACCCTTAAAGTAATAGAAGCCGTTTCCACTTGTTTTTCTTGCGCTCTCAAGATCGATACCTTTGAGTCTTTCCATGATCTCTACGTGATATGGAACTTCAAAGTCAGGTACTTTAGGATCACCGATTCTCTCCACTTCGACATTGTCGGCATCACTCCTGCCGATAGGCACTGAGTCTTCGATGATATTTGGAATGATGAGCATCTTTTCTCGTAGCACAACAGATAGCTCAGCTTCTACCGCTTCAAGTTCTGCGAGTTCTTTTGCAAGGGCTGCGACTTCCATTTTGGCGTTTTCAGCCTCTTCTTTGAGTCCTTTTGCCATAAATCCGCCGATCTGCTTGCTGATTTTGTTTCTATTGCCTCTAAGTTCTCCAGCTCTTGTAACCGCATTTCTCAGTTTCAGATCGATATCGATCACTTCATCGACCAGTACCAGCTTTTCATCCTGGAACTTCTTTTTTATATTCTCTTTCACCAGTTCCGGATTCGCTCTCACAAATTTGATATCTAACATAACAGCCTCCTTAATCAAAAAACAAAAAACTCCCTATCCCAAAACCATGGGACGGAAGTAACCGCGTTGCCACCCAAATTGCCTGTAAACAGACCACTCGTACATGCTATAAAGGGCATACCCTTCGATTTATCATCGACAGCTCCCAGAGTAGACCTATACGCCCAGACATTGACTTGCAGCTACCGTCAACTCTCTAAAGACCAAAACGCATATCGGCTCCGATTAACACTGTTTCACTATTAACTCTATTCTACATGCTTTTCGTTTTTTTTCAAGCTTATTTTTTCATCCTTTCATCGATCTGATAAAAGAAACGCCACGACTAGACGTCGTGGCGCACAGGATTAAAAATCAGCAAGTTTTGATGCTCTAGGGTACGGCTGCGTATCTCTGATGTTAGCCATGCCTGTCACATACATAAGGTATCTGTCAAAACCTAGACCGTAGCCCGAGTGATAGACTCCACCGTATTTACGCGTATCAAGGTACCAATCGTATTCGTCCTTTTCAAGTCCCATCTGCTCCATACGCTCCACCAACTTGTCAAAGCGTTCTTCCCTTTGTGAACCACCGATCAACTCTCCAACACCAGGTACGAGCATGTCACAGGCTGCAACCGTCTTACCGTCATCATTGAGTCGCATGTAGAACGACTTGATGTCTTTTGGATAGTCTGTCACGAATACAGGTTTTTTATAGATTTCCTCAGTCAGGTAACGCTCGTGCTCTGTTTGTAGGTCCATGCCCCATGCCACAGGATATTCGAATTCCTTACCCGAAGCCAATAGTTTTTCGACAGCCTCTGTGTACGAAACTCTTCCGAAATCTGCTGCGACAAGCTTTTCAAGTCTGTCGATCAGGCCCTTTTGAATTCTGTCGTTGAAGAACTCAAGCTCTGGTCGCGCGTTTTCAAGAAGATACTTAGTGACGTATTTCACCATTTCTTCCGCAAGGTCCATGTTGTCGCTAAGATCGGCAAATGCCATCTCAGGCTCAAGCATCCAGAATTCTGCGGCATGGCGAGCCGTATTCGAGTTTTCCGCTCTGAATGTCGGTCCAAATGTGTAGACGTTCTTAAAGGCTAGTGCGAACGGTTCTACAGCCAACTGGCCACTAACAGTAAGTGAAGTCTGCTTGCCGAAGAAATCCTTGCTGTAGTCGATAGCCCCTTCCACAAGTGGTGGGTTTTTCATATCAAGCGTAGAGACTTGGAACATCTCTCCAGCGCCTTCACAGTCGCTTGATGTGACGATTGGAGTATGCACGTACACAAATCCTCTAGTGTTGAAGAATTCATGGAATGCGAAGGAAGCAAGCGAGCGCACTCTGAACATCGCAGAGAACGTGTTGCTGCGCGGTCTTAAGTGCGCGATCGTTCTAAGGTATTCAAAGGTATGTCGCTTCTTTTGAAGCGGATAATCGCTTTCAGAACCGGCGACAAGCGTCACCCTCTCTGCTTTTATCTCAAAAGGCTGTTTCGCATCCGGTGTCAATACCAGTACGCCCTCTACTTCAAGTCCTGATGCGATGCTGAATTTTGTAATCGCTTCAAAGTTGCCAAGTTCACCATCATAGACCACTTGAATGTTGTTGTAATAGGTACCGTCATTGAGTTCAATGAATCCAAAGTTTTTAGAACCGCGATTCGTGCGGATCCACCCTTGTAAAGTTACTGCTTTATCAGCATATGCTTCTTTGTTTTTGTAAATGTCTCTTACTTGTGTTATAGCCACTGCAAACCCTCCTTAATTTAAGTTTCAAAAAAATAAAAGAGCGCCTTCGTTGGGACGAAGCGCTCGTGGTACCACCCATTTTTGTTCTCTAACTGTTAACGCCAGGTTACGCCTGATCCTAATAGTGCGGAGCACGTTCAGTCAGGACCTCAGGGCTGTTCTTCACTCAATGGCTTCGACTTGGCTTACACTATCCCAAGCTCGCTGGTCCCACTTCAATCGAGTTACTCGTCCCATCATAGGTTAAGTATTCTTATTAGTTGCAATTATAGTATAGAGTTTCACTTCTGTCAATACGCGAAGATCATACAAAGTGTGGTTTAATGGATGATAAATTGGTATAATGATAAACACATCACTTACAAAGGAGCAACTCTATGACAGGGCTTACACTTAACAATCTTGTAGATATACACTATACGA is part of the Fusibacter sp. A1 genome and harbors:
- a CDS encoding MarR family winged helix-turn-helix transcriptional regulator; translation: MNQYDDLIVDVEKDLRSICVKVKNKGREILSEFDITTPQFNALLYLVFDGEMTLGELSSKMYLACSTITDLLDRMEKSQLVKRYKDEKDKRVYRVKVLEKGNDLIEQVLHHRRKYITDNLKKLNEEERESLAKSIAILNELLVI
- a CDS encoding M23 family metallopeptidase; this encodes MNYFKLIRDRLNKKVTIMIIPTAEGEIKQVRLLKSLMVAAVFLMVSIGLFLTTSSVLLLRNNQTLANENTDYSDAIVYKDDAIAALSGITSQQETEISQLSHQVTVSADYFNNKLKEIAVLEGELNQLIGMFNQRTDLEVKTPVSRSGNFSNDVTQEVSVLDDLSNWEGEDVLSDQIAEQISAYSALAGELENTLDFLDAKPTLMPVNGIITSKFGNRRDPITRRIAFHKGIDIANSTGTSIHAAGSGVVTFAGWSGTYGRVIVISHGYGYESVYAHNSKISVKVGDQVTKGDVIGKVGSSGKSTGPHTHFEVHFEGVQIDPLTVLNK
- a CDS encoding polymer-forming cytoskeletal protein, yielding MFPRKDQTAKLFDIIVGKNSTIEGKITSEGSVRIDGQLTGDVISKGDVLIGPDAKTTGHIEAINVEISGEVEGNVTASGAFRIYETGMLFGDIKVSSFAIDEGGVFEGLCHINTQGVKSPARRKPVDNSLGLKNKDSEKQNDMDKNNKDAQNIKSVK
- a CDS encoding S1 RNA-binding domain-containing protein; translated protein: MERNELELEQPVVEKEEVEVEDVEEEIEETMEDFMDQINDSFKDLRRGDLVDARIIQVLGDSIITDISYVQDGVVYEQELVKKASEYKENETLKLIIIDFSKEGQVVLSETKAQRQFGQAILEDAVANNSTFEGEILKTAKGGFRISVSGVEGYLPFSLYQSRYLENPEELVGTKTLLKVEKNDNRGYVFTRLPIEKEIYDKVKRDFYQAHQKGDVVEGRLEGFNRGGVVVNVDGMRGFIPRSEVSYSRETKAEDLISEGDVLKLVIRELSERDEKLILSLKDLIEDPWSRIDEEVAVGDVFEVYPNGENQNFYFYELVEGIQGSLFKKDLPVEVKGTENAHVLEVVSIDKERKRIELSYYFEVDAYEEEEADEENSNSIGNLFGDALKGLKFD
- a CDS encoding FAD-dependent thymidylate synthase, whose amino-acid sequence is MREYSNLMTNRDKDVFIPLVPSVLGAMLMSKVSRQKEGFRDDLIHMVEGDLINLPDENYYEQFKNSVVVANGFMEKWGVNYGHSSIKELDTLQMCIENKSRWFTEVLETVQPYKFMSYIEYSLRYNPPKDYYVPKELDAYPELKKSYISFCDDTFKSYEALNQLFLELFEKRYPELKQGERAIKAFENARNVLPLSTLANMGMQSNLRAFCSALSEMTAYEEINSEIFNTAEAMKEEAEKVSVGMVRHVDASAYQKSYVKAYYKREEILEPYKVYRTPVVSVQEELVGDLSTIERVGDLSLMTRFDELPNTFRGIGKHISILMSEGAHHQFIRHRAFDLHTKMPDVRYGILLPEEVVKSGNETITDKITDEIERVYKASCLVYESMCAQGLDALAPYAVINCNMRRVDFFGNVYGLAHFLTLRKEKHAQDEIRTVANRIHEAFKDVEDRFEGLKFDKNEE
- a CDS encoding MgtC/SapB family protein, with amino-acid sequence MTNTYELIIQLIVATILGGLVGHEREGLKRPAGFRTHILVCLGATIAVQTNGFLIMKYMGVLNVDPARLGAQVISGLGFLGAGTIIKEGSSVKGLTTAASLWTMGIIGLAVGSGFYIPAVIGTIVIYITLRQFQDMERKIKTRKGNTTLEIIVENRRGLLGDIGNSLSAAGIAIVSVSTVRLSETTEKILMDVTHPRGTDHSKLIILISQISSVISVTTD
- the serS gene encoding serine--tRNA ligase, which encodes MLDIKFVRANPELVKENIKKKFQDEKLVLVDEVIDIDLKLRNAVTRAGELRGNRNKISKQIGGFMAKGLKEEAENAKMEVAALAKELAELEAVEAELSVVLREKMLIIPNIIEDSVPIGRSDADNVEVERIGDPKVPDFEVPYHVEIMERLKGIDLESARKTSGNGFYYFKGDVARLHSAVLAYARDFMIDRGFEYYIPPFMIRGDVVSGVMSFAERDNMMYKIEGEDLYLIGTSEHSMIGKFIDALMTEDELPQALTSYSPCFRKEVGAHGIEERGVYRIHQFEKQEMVVLCKPEDSKEWFEKMYKNTVEFFRTLDVPVRTLECCSGDLADLKVKSIDVEAWSPRQQKYFEVGSCSNLGDAQSRRLGIRVRTEENEKYFPHTLNNTVVAPPRMLIAFLENNLNEDGTVNIPEPLRIYMGGKAVIG
- the asnS gene encoding asparagine--tRNA ligase → MAITQVRDIYKNKEAYADKAVTLQGWIRTNRGSKNFGFIELNDGTYYNNIQVVYDGELGNFEAITKFSIASGLEVEGVLVLTPDAKQPFEIKAERVTLVAGSESDYPLQKKRHTFEYLRTIAHLRPRSNTFSAMFRVRSLASFAFHEFFNTRGFVYVHTPIVTSSDCEGAGEMFQVSTLDMKNPPLVEGAIDYSKDFFGKQTSLTVSGQLAVEPFALAFKNVYTFGPTFRAENSNTARHAAEFWMLEPEMAFADLSDNMDLAEEMVKYVTKYLLENARPELEFFNDRIQKGLIDRLEKLVAADFGRVSYTEAVEKLLASGKEFEYPVAWGMDLQTEHERYLTEEIYKKPVFVTDYPKDIKSFYMRLNDDGKTVAACDMLVPGVGELIGGSQREERFDKLVERMEQMGLEKDEYDWYLDTRKYGGVYHSGYGLGFDRYLMYVTGMANIRDTQPYPRASKLADF